Genomic window (Pseudomonas xantholysinigenes):
CTGCTCGGCTTGCCGACCCGCACCCTGGGTGACATGGCGCATATTGCCGGAGGGCTGCCGCAGCTGGCGCTGCCGCAAGTACCCTGGAATCTGCAAACCCTGACGATCATTGCGCCCTACGCATTTCTGATGGCCATGGTCGGTTTGCTGGAAACCCTGCTGACCCTAAACCTTACCGACGAAATCACCGAGAGCCGTGGTTATCCGGATCGCGAATGCGTGGCACTGGGCGCGGCCAACATGGTCTCGGGCTTGTGCGGCGGCATGGGCGGTTGCGCGATGATCGGCCAGACCGTGATCAACCTCAGCTCCAATGGTCGCGGGCGCCTGTCGGGCGTGGTGGCCGGGGTGATGATCCTGTTGTTCGTGCTGTTCCTGTCGCCGCTGATCGAGCGCATTCCGCTGGCGGCGCTGGTGGGGGTGATGTTCGTGGTTGCCCAGCAGACCTTCGCCTGGGCCTCGCTGCGGGTGCTGCACAAGGTGCCGGCGAGCGATGTCCTGGCGATCGTCGCGGTGACCGTGGTCACGGTGTTCACCGACCTGGCCATGGCGGTGATGTTCGGCATCATCATCGCCGCGATCAACTTTGCCTGGCAGCATGCCCGCGAGTTGTATGCCAACAGCCATGTGGACGACGAGGGCGGCAAGCATTACCAGGTGCACGGCACGCTGTTCTTCGCCTCGACCACGCCGTTTCTCAACCAGTTCGACCCGGCGGGCGATCCGGCCAAGGTCACCCTGGACTGCCAGCACTTGAGCTTTGTCGATTATTCGGCGATCGCCGCGTTGCAGACCTTGCGCGAGCGGTATGCCAAGGCCGGCAAGCAGTTGCGGGTGGTGCATCTGTCGGAGCGCTGCAAGAAGCTGCTGAAGCGGGCGGGCGAGCAGCACTGAAGATCATTGTGGCCTGTACCGGTCCCTTCGCGGGCAAGCCCGCTCCCACAGGGATTGCATACCCCCTGTGGGAGCGGGCTTGCCCGCGAAGGGGCCGGTACAGGCGCTAGGCTTACTCCCCGCGATTCTTCTTGACGATGCCATCGGCAATGCTCGCCGGTGCCTCGGCATAGCGGGTGAACTCCATGGTGTAACTGGCCCGCCCCTGGGTCATCGAACGCATCGAGGTGGCGTAGCCGAACATCTCGCCCAGCGGCACCTCGGCGCGGATCACCTTGCCGGCCGGGGTCTCGTCGCCATCCTGGATCATCCCGCGGCGCCGGCTCAGGTCGCCCATGATGTCGCCCTGGTACTCCTCAGGGGTGACCACTTCGACTTTCATCACTGGCTCCAGCAGCACCGCGCCGCCTTTTTGCGACAGCTGCTTGGTGGCCATGGAGGCGGCGATCTTGTATGCCATCTCGTTGGAGTCGACATCGTGGTACGAGCCGTCGTACACCGCGGCCTTGAGGTTGATCAGTGGGTAGCCGGCCAGCACGCCGTTCTTCATCTGCTCCTCGATGCCTTTCTGGATGGCCGGGATGTACTCGCGCGGCACCACGCCACCGACGATCTCGTTGACGAACTCCAGGCCTTCCTTGCCCTCGTCGCCCGGGGCGAAGCGGATCCAGCAGTGGCCGTACTGGCCGCGCCCGCCGGACTGGCGAACGAAACGGCCCTCGATCTCGCAGGTGTTGCGGATCTTCTCGCGGTAGGCCACCTGCGGCTTGCCGATATTGGCCTCGACGTTGAACTCGCGGCGCATGCGATCGACGATGATGTCCAGGTGCAGTTCGCCCATGCCGGAGATGATGGTCTGGCCGGTCTCTTCGTCGGTCTTGACCCGGAACGATGGGTCTTCCTGGGCCAGCTTGCCCAGGGCGATGCCCATCTTTTCCTGGTCGCCCTTGGTTTTTGGCTCAACAGCCACGGAGATCACCGGGTCGGGGAAGTCCATGCGTTCGAGGATGATCGGTTTGTCGATGTCGCACAGAGTGTCGCCGGTGGTGACGTCTTTCATGCCGATCAGCGCGGCGATGTCGCCGGCGCACACGTCCTTGATCTCGGCGCGCTGGTTGGCGTGCATCTGCACCATGCGGCCGATGCGTTCCTTCTTGCCCTTGACCGAGTTGAGCACCGCGTTGCCGGAGCTGAGCACGCCGGAGTACACCCGGGCGAAGGTCAGGGTGCCGACGAACGGGTCGGTGGCGATCTTGAAGGCCAGGGCCGAGAACGGTTCCTTGTCGTCGGCGTGGCGCTCCAGGTGCTTGTCTTCGTGGTCCGGGTCGGTGCCCTTGATCGCCGGGATCTCGCTGGGGGCGGGCAGGTAGTCGATCACCGCGTCGAGCATCAGCGGCACGCCCTTGTTCTTGAACGACGAACCGAGGATGGTTGGCACGATTTCGTTGGCAATGGTGCGTTGGCGCAGGGCGGCCTTGATTTCATCGACGGTCAGCTCCTCGCCGTCGAGGAACTTCATGGTCAGCTCGTCGTTGGCTTCGGCGGCGGCCTCGATCATGTGCGCACGCCATTCGTCGGCCAGCGCCTTGAGCTCGGTCGGAATCTCTTCTTCGCG
Coding sequences:
- a CDS encoding SulP family inorganic anion transporter, translated to MKPARLRADLLAGLTTSFALVPECIAFALVAHLNPLMGLYGAFIICTLTALFGGRPGMISGAAGSMAVVIVALVVQHGAQYLLATVLLGGVVMILFGALRLGKLVRLVPYPVMLGFVNGLAIVIALAQLEHFKEGEHWLSGTPLYLMIGLVALTMLVVYVLPKLTRAVPPALVAILGVGLLVYLLGLPTRTLGDMAHIAGGLPQLALPQVPWNLQTLTIIAPYAFLMAMVGLLETLLTLNLTDEITESRGYPDRECVALGAANMVSGLCGGMGGCAMIGQTVINLSSNGRGRLSGVVAGVMILLFVLFLSPLIERIPLAALVGVMFVVAQQTFAWASLRVLHKVPASDVLAIVAVTVVTVFTDLAMAVMFGIIIAAINFAWQHARELYANSHVDDEGGKHYQVHGTLFFASTTPFLNQFDPAGDPAKVTLDCQHLSFVDYSAIAALQTLRERYAKAGKQLRVVHLSERCKKLLKRAGEQH
- the fusA gene encoding elongation factor G codes for the protein MARTTPIELYRNIGIVAHVDAGKTTTTERILFYTGVNHKMGEVHDGAATMDWMAQEQERGITITSAATTAFWQGSTQQFAHKYRFNIIDTPGHVDFTIEVERSLRVLDGAVVVFSGADGVEPQSETVWRQANKYHVPRLAYINKMDRQGADFLRVVKQIDKRLGHHPVPIQLAIGSEENFIGQIDLVKMKAIYWNDADQGTSYREEEIPTELKALADEWRAHMIEAAAEANDELTMKFLDGEELTVDEIKAALRQRTIANEIVPTILGSSFKNKGVPLMLDAVIDYLPAPSEIPAIKGTDPDHEDKHLERHADDKEPFSALAFKIATDPFVGTLTFARVYSGVLSSGNAVLNSVKGKKERIGRMVQMHANQRAEIKDVCAGDIAALIGMKDVTTGDTLCDIDKPIILERMDFPDPVISVAVEPKTKGDQEKMGIALGKLAQEDPSFRVKTDEETGQTIISGMGELHLDIIVDRMRREFNVEANIGKPQVAYREKIRNTCEIEGRFVRQSGGRGQYGHCWIRFAPGDEGKEGLEFVNEIVGGVVPREYIPAIQKGIEEQMKNGVLAGYPLINLKAAVYDGSYHDVDSNEMAYKIAASMATKQLSQKGGAVLLEPVMKVEVVTPEEYQGDIMGDLSRRRGMIQDGDETPAGKVIRAEVPLGEMFGYATSMRSMTQGRASYTMEFTRYAEAPASIADGIVKKNRGE